A window from Primulina eburnea isolate SZY01 chromosome 2, ASM2296580v1, whole genome shotgun sequence encodes these proteins:
- the LOC140820487 gene encoding uncharacterized protein — protein MALTSKLESKDQDINSTGLDEADTRSFKSSGKPKMSAKQKKRKLLGKESSQDDLLKKKGNVADDEVDQTSSGDEDNSEGMKKWVMQYHQTRPGIKVLQERIDDFITAHEAQEEQARKEREAQAAGGGWTVVVHHKGRKKTTEAESGIAVSSVAQAAVLEKMAKKKSKDVILDFYQFRRREAHRNEIMMLQSKFEQDKKRIQEMRAARKFRPY, from the exons ATGGCTTTGACTTCAAAGCTGGAAAGCAAAGATCAAGATATAAACTCTACAGGACTTGATGAGGCTGATACAAGAAGCTTCAAATCTAGTG GAAAGCCAAAAATGTCTGCAAAACAGAAAAAGAGAAAGTTACTGGGTAAAGAATCATCACAGGATGATTTGCTTAAGAAGAAAGGAAATGTTGCAGATGATGAAGTTGATCAGACGTCCTCAGGAGATGAGGACAATTCCGAAGGAATGAAAA aATGGGTTATGCAATACCATCAGACCAGACCTGGAATTAAGGTACTGCAAGAAAGGATTGATGACTTCATAACAGCACATGAGGCACAAGAGGAGCAG GCAAGAAAGGAAAGGGAAGCCCAAGCAGCAGGAGGTGGGTGGACTGTTGTTGTACATCATAAAGGTAGGAAAAAGACTACTGAGGCTGAAAGTGGAATTGCTGTTAGTTCTGTTGCCCAAGCTGCTGTTCTAGAGAAGATGGCCAAAAAGAAGAGTAAAGACGTTATTTTAGACTTTTATCAGTTCCGGAGAAGGGAAGCCCACAGAAACG AGATTATGATGTTGCAAAGCAAATTCGAGCAGGACAAAAAGCGGATACAAGAAATGAGAGCTGCCAGGAAATTTAGGCCCTATTGA
- the LOC140820497 gene encoding uncharacterized protein, with amino-acid sequence MHNAVEIWFLSLVRKNSGSNCSLLELILGKGVELVEETTMEDLSKYAHSPVHLFVLRRDHVALRRIVAVLPRLAKAGEVNMEAESLAAEQDADAVSVVIDRRDVPGRETPLHLAVRLRDAISAEILMAAGADWSLQNENGWSALQEAVCTREENIAMIIARHYQPLAWAKWCRRLPRVVASAARIRDFYMEISFHFESSVIPFISRIAPSDTYRIWKRGSNLRADMTLAGFDGFRIQRSDQTILFLGEGHSSEDGNASLPPGSLIVLAHKEKEITNAFEGAGVQPSEAEVAHEVTLMSQTNMYRPGIDVTQAELVSHLNWRRQERTEMVGTWKAKVYDMLHVMISVKSRRVPGAMTDEELFSVNDDDRMASASEHDDYDDVLTADERMQLDSALRTGSGFGEDEDTEVQDCHENLSVGSFESSESNGVTKEKRSWFGWNKKGAKAPGDDPEDSKSLKFSKLASDDSKHKSNDSQRSSSEFLREDSGDLKKSKDKSGKKKKKKGASGEPKNESEYKKGLRPVLWLTPDFPLKTEELLPLLDILANKVKAVRRLRELLTTKLPPGTFPVKIAIPIVPTIRVLVTFTKFDELQPTEEFSTPLSSPAHFQDGKSKESESSTSWISWIRGSRGGQSSDSEGRSFRDEIDPFHVPSDYTWVDANEKKRRMKAKKAKSMKHERQGETRNPDGTLRSCEDIG; translated from the exons ATGCACAATGCGGTAGAGATTTGGTTTTTATCTTTGGTTCGGAAGAATAGTGGAAGCAATTGCAGCTTATTAGAACTGATATTGGGTAAGGGGGTGGAGTTAGTCGAAGAAACTACAATGGAGGATTTGTCTAAATATGCACATAGTCCTGTTCATTTGTTTGTGCTGCGGCGTGATCACGTAGCATTGAGAAGGATTGTGGCAGTGCTCCCTCGGTTAGCGAAGGCAGGAGAGGTTAACATGGAGGCTGAGTCTTTGGCTGCTGAACAAGATGCCGATGCTGTGTCCGTGGTGATTGACAGGCGGGATGTTCCTGGAAGGGAAACCCCATTGCACCTCGCAGTTCGTTTGCGAGATGCGATTTCAGCTGAAATTTTAATGGCAGCGGGTGCTGATTGGAGTCTTCAGAACGAAAATGGATGGAGTGCTCTCCAAGAGGCAGTTTGTACTCGGGAGGAGAATATTGCCATGATCATTGCCAGACATTACCAGCCTCTTGCCTGGGCAAAATGGTGCCGTAGACTTCCTAGGGTTGTGGCTTCAGCAGCCCGAATACGTGACTTCTATATGGAGATAAGCTTCCACTTTGAGAGCTCAGTGATACCGTTCATCAGTAGAATTGCCCCATCAGACACTTATCGAATATGGAAACGTGGTTCTAATCTACGAGCAGATATGACTCTTGCTGGGTTTGATGGGTTTCGTATTCAACGCTCTGATCAAACAATTCTCTTTCTTGGAGAGGGGCATTCATCAGAAGACGGCAATGCCTCTTTGCCTCCTGGCTCTTTGATTGTGCTTGCCCACAAGGAGAAAGAGATCACAAATGCTTTTGAAGGAGCTGGTGTGCAACCATCCGAAGCTGAAGTTGCTCATGAAGTGACTTTGATGTCTCAAACTAACATGTACAGGCCTGGAATTGACGTCACTCAGGCGGAGCTTGTTTCCCATTTAAATTGGAGAAGACAGGAAAGGACTGAGATGGTTGGAACTTGGAAAGCCAAGGTTTATGATATGCTTCATGTGATGATTAGTGTGAAGTCGAGGAGGGTTCCAGGTGCTATGACAGATGAGGAACTATTTTCAGTTAATGACGATGACAGAATGGCTAGTGCAAGTGAGCATGACGATTATGATGATGTGTTGACAGCTGACGAAAGAATGCAGTTAGATTCTGCGCTTCGCACGGGATCTGGTTTTGGGGAGGATGAAGACACTGAAGTGCAGGACTGCCATGAAAACTTAAGTGTTGGTTCTTTTGAAAGTTCTGAATCTAATGGTGTTACCAAAGAAAAGAGAAGTTGGTTTGGTTGGAATAAGAAAGGTGCAAAGGCCCCAGGAGATGACCCCGAGGATTCAAAGAGTCTTAAATTCTCAAAGTTGGCATCTGATGATAGCAAGCATAAGTCCAATGACAGTCAAAGATCTTCGTCTGAGTTTCTTAGGGAAGACAGTGGGGACCTTAAAAAGTCAAAAGATAAAAGTGgcaagaagaaaaagaagaaagggGCCTCTGGTGAACCGAAAAATGAAAGCGAGTATAAGAAAGGTTTAAGACCTGTTTTGTGGTTGACACCTGATTTCCCTTTGAAAACAGAAGAGCTGTTGCCCTTGCTTGACATTCTGGCAAACAAGGTAAAAGCTGTTAGAAGATTGCGGGAGCTGCTGACTACCAAACTTCCTCCTGGCACTTTTCCTGTGAAG ATTGCCATCCCAATCGTCCCAACAATACGTGTGCTGGTAACATTTACGAAATTCGACGAGCTTCAACCCACGGAGGAGTTCTCGACCCCTCTTTCGAGCCCTGCACATTTTCAGGATGGTAAGTCAAAGGAGTCAGAAAGCTCAACATCATGGATTTCATGGATAAGGGGTAGCCGCGGAGGCCAATCAAGTGATAGCGAAGGCCGCAGCTTTCGTGATGAAATCGACCCTTTCCACGTACCATCTGATTACACATGGGTTGATGCCAACGAGAAAAAGCGTCGCATGAAGGCCAAAAAAGCAAAGAGCATGAAACACGAAAGACAAGGGGAGACTAGAAATCCAGATGGGACACTTCGATCATGTGAGGATATTGGTTAG
- the LOC140820474 gene encoding deaminated glutathione amidase, chloroplastic/cytosolic, which translates to MANPARIAAAQMTSINDVSANFATCSRLVKEAVTAGAKLLCFPENFSYVGAKTGDSLKIAEPLDGPIMNKYCSLARESNIWLSLGGFQEKGSDDAHLSNTHVLIDDAGNIRSTYRKMHMFDVDVPGGAVYKESSFTEAGKELVAVDSPFGCLGLTVCYDLRFPELYQQLRFKHDAQVLLVPAAFTKVTGEAHWEILLRARAIETQCYVIAASQAGKHSDERESYGASLIIDPWGTVIGRLPDRLSTGIIVAEIDFSLIDSVRSKMPISEHRKPIGFWR; encoded by the exons ATGGCAAATCCTGCACGCATCGCTGCCGCTCAAATGACCTCCATCAATGACGTTTCCGCCAATTTCGCCACCTGCTCTCGCCTCGTTAAG GAAGCAGTTACAGCTGGCGCAAAATTGCTTTGTTTTCCTGAGAACTTCTCCTATGTGGGTGCCAAAACTGGTGATAGTCTTAAGATTGCTGAACCATTAGATGGGCCAATTATGAACAAATATTGTTCCCTTGCAAG GGAGTCAAATATTTGGTTATCCCTCGGAGGATTCCAGGAAAAAGGCTCTGATGATGCACACTTGAGTAATACTCATGTGTTGATTGATGATGCTGGGAATATTAGAAGCACCTATAGGAAGATGCACAT GTTCGACGTTGATGTTCCTGGAGGCGCAGTTTACAAGGAGAGTAGCTTTACTGAAGCCG GAAAGGAGTTGGTTGCGGTGGACAGCCCATTTGGATGCCTGGGTCTAACAGTTTGCTATGATTTAAGGTTTCCTGAACTATACCAGCAGCTGAGGTTCAAACATGATGCTCAG GTGTTGTTGGTGCCTGCTGCTTTTACAAAAGTGACAGGTGAGGCACACTGGGAGATTCTGCTTCGTGCACGTGCTATTGAAACTCAGTGCTAT GTCATAGCTGCTTCACAAGCTGGGAAGCATAGTGATGAAAGAGAAAGCTATGGCGCTTCCTTGATAATTGATCCATGGGGTACAGTTATTGGCCGGCTACCAG ATCGACTTTCAACGGGCATTATTGTTGCGGAAATTGATTTTTCGctgattgattctgtcagatcAAAGATGCCAATTTCTGAG